One part of the Streptomyces sp. NBC_00286 genome encodes these proteins:
- a CDS encoding penicillin acylase family protein has protein sequence MPPNTTSSSGQKRGKSGRKKGRRARLILIVLVLAIIGGVGFGAFWTIGTVRASFPQTKGSIELDGLSGPVDVKRDANGIPQIYADTDEDLFMAQGYVQAQDRFYEMDVRRHMTSGRLSEMFGKGQVDNDEFLRTLGWKRVAEQEYKTKLSAETKKYLQAYAKGVNAYLKGKDGDDISLEYAALGFSNDYKPAEWTPVDSVSWLKAMAWDLRANMQDEIDRSLMTSRLGPQQIEDLYPQYPYDRNKTIVQEGEYNRSTDEYEQSGGTNASGGGSGLAGGATAPDGLQSQLSGLYDELDDVPTAVGVNGNGIGSNSWVIGGAHTISGKPLLANDPHLSPSLPSVWYQMGLHCRGVSDECQYDVSGYTFAGLPGVIIGHNQNIAWGMTNSGADVADLYLEKLTGDGYEYDGKVRSFTTREEKIDVAGGDSKTIVVRETNNGPLLSDRDDELVKVGKKATVDQDAPDRGDGYGIALRWTALEPGTSMDAVFAMNKATDWNGFRKAAALFDVPSQNLIYADQQNNIGYQLPGRIPKRGAGDGSLPSPGWDSKYEWTGYIKQSELPYEYNPKRGYIVTANQAVVDKEKYPYTLTTDWGYGTRSQRITDLIESKLKGGGKVSTDDMRQMQLDNSSEIAKLLVPLLLKIDVADKDVRDGQKLLEGWNYTQDADSAAAAYFNAVWRNILKLAFGNKLPKELRVEGQCLYVEPVDTTGPADEDRRVRECGQRDADSAQPDGGDRWFEVVRSLLDDEKSDWWKAPGNRTEKAAKNRDELFARALEDARWELTAKLGKDMDTWNWGRLHRLYLKNQTMGTDGPGFLQFMLNRGPYNLGGGEAAVSATGWNAAGGYTVVWVPSMRMVVNLDDFDKSKWINLTGASGHAYNEHYIDQTDKWAKGELLDWVSTERAVDENTEDTLVLKP, from the coding sequence ATGCCCCCCAACACCACCTCTTCTTCCGGTCAGAAGCGCGGCAAGTCCGGCAGGAAGAAGGGGCGCAGAGCCCGTCTGATCCTGATCGTCCTGGTTCTGGCCATCATCGGGGGCGTCGGTTTCGGGGCGTTCTGGACCATCGGCACCGTGCGCGCCTCCTTCCCGCAGACCAAGGGATCGATCGAACTGGACGGTCTGTCAGGACCGGTGGACGTCAAGCGTGATGCCAACGGCATCCCGCAGATCTACGCCGACACCGACGAGGACCTGTTCATGGCGCAGGGCTACGTCCAGGCGCAGGACCGGTTCTACGAGATGGACGTCCGCCGCCACATGACGTCCGGCAGGCTCTCCGAGATGTTCGGCAAGGGCCAGGTCGACAACGACGAGTTCCTGCGCACCCTCGGCTGGAAGCGGGTCGCGGAGCAGGAGTACAAGACCAAGCTGTCGGCCGAGACGAAGAAGTACCTCCAGGCGTACGCCAAGGGAGTCAATGCCTACCTCAAGGGCAAGGACGGCGACGACATCTCCCTGGAGTACGCGGCGCTCGGCTTCTCCAACGACTACAAGCCCGCGGAATGGACTCCGGTCGACTCGGTGTCCTGGCTCAAGGCGATGGCCTGGGACCTGCGCGCCAACATGCAGGACGAGATCGACCGCTCCCTGATGACCAGCCGCCTCGGCCCGCAGCAGATCGAGGACCTGTACCCGCAGTACCCGTACGACCGGAACAAGACGATCGTCCAGGAGGGCGAGTACAACCGGAGCACCGACGAGTACGAGCAGAGCGGCGGCACGAACGCCTCCGGAGGGGGCTCCGGGCTCGCCGGCGGCGCCACGGCCCCGGACGGTCTCCAGAGCCAGCTGTCGGGCCTCTACGACGAACTGGACGACGTCCCCACGGCCGTCGGCGTGAACGGCAACGGCATCGGCTCCAACTCCTGGGTCATCGGCGGCGCCCACACCATCAGCGGCAAGCCGCTCCTCGCCAACGATCCGCATCTGTCGCCGTCGCTGCCGTCGGTCTGGTACCAGATGGGCCTGCACTGCAGGGGCGTCTCCGACGAGTGCCAGTACGACGTCTCCGGGTACACCTTCGCGGGCCTGCCGGGCGTGATCATCGGCCACAACCAGAACATCGCCTGGGGGATGACCAACTCCGGTGCCGATGTCGCCGACCTGTACCTGGAGAAGCTCACCGGGGACGGCTACGAGTACGACGGCAAGGTGAGATCCTTCACCACGCGCGAGGAGAAGATCGACGTCGCGGGCGGCGACAGCAAGACGATCGTCGTCCGGGAGACCAACAACGGGCCGTTGCTCTCCGACCGTGACGACGAGCTCGTGAAGGTCGGCAAGAAGGCCACCGTCGACCAGGACGCACCCGACCGCGGCGACGGCTACGGCATCGCGCTGCGCTGGACCGCCCTGGAACCGGGCACCTCTATGGACGCCGTTTTCGCGATGAACAAGGCCACCGACTGGAACGGCTTCCGCAAGGCCGCCGCCCTGTTCGACGTGCCCTCGCAGAACCTGATCTACGCCGACCAGCAGAACAACATCGGCTACCAGTTGCCCGGCAGGATCCCGAAGCGCGGTGCGGGCGACGGCTCGCTCCCGTCGCCCGGCTGGGACTCTAAGTACGAGTGGACCGGCTACATCAAGCAGTCCGAGCTGCCCTACGAGTACAACCCGAAACGCGGCTACATAGTGACCGCCAACCAGGCCGTCGTCGACAAGGAGAAGTACCCCTACACGCTCACTACGGACTGGGGCTACGGCACACGCAGCCAGCGGATAACCGATCTCATCGAGTCGAAGCTCAAGGGCGGCGGCAAGGTCTCGACCGACGACATGCGCCAGATGCAGCTCGACAACAGCAGCGAGATCGCCAAGCTCCTGGTGCCCCTGCTGCTCAAGATCGACGTCGCCGACAAGGACGTACGGGACGGCCAGAAGCTCCTGGAGGGCTGGAACTACACCCAGGACGCCGATTCTGCGGCCGCCGCCTACTTCAACGCCGTCTGGCGCAACATCCTGAAGCTCGCGTTCGGCAACAAGCTGCCCAAGGAGCTGCGGGTCGAGGGCCAGTGCCTGTACGTCGAGCCGGTCGACACCACCGGTCCGGCCGACGAGGACCGGCGGGTGCGGGAGTGCGGTCAGCGTGACGCGGACAGTGCGCAGCCGGACGGAGGGGACCGCTGGTTCGAGGTGGTCAGGTCGCTTCTCGACGACGAGAAGAGCGACTGGTGGAAGGCGCCCGGCAACCGCACCGAGAAGGCGGCCAAGAACCGCGACGAGCTCTTCGCGCGGGCCCTGGAGGACGCCCGCTGGGAGCTGACCGCCAAGCTCGGCAAGGACATGGACACCTGGAACTGGGGCCGCCTGCACCGGCTGTACCTGAAGAACCAGACCATGGGCACCGACGGCCCCGGCTTCCTGCAGTTCATGCTCAACCGCGGCCCGTACAACCTGGGCGGCGGCGAGGCCGCCGTCAGCGCCACCGGCTGGAACGCCGCGGGCGGCTACACCGTGGTCTGGGTGCCGTCGATGCGGATGGTCGTGAACCTCGACGACTTCGACAAATCGAAGTGGATCAACCTCACCGGCGCCTCCGGGCACGCCTACAACGAGCACTACATCGACCAGACCGACAAGTGGGCCAAGGGCGAACTCCTGGACTGGGTCTCCACAGAGCGGGCGGTCGACGAGAACACCGAGGACACGCTGGTGCTGAAGCCCTGA
- the glp gene encoding molybdotransferase-like divisome protein Glp has translation MSSAATRVTGQDHLWSVTEHLEDILTTVRPLEPIELQLLDAQGCVLVEDVTVPVSLPPFDNSSMDGYAVRVADVAGASEEFPAVLRVVGDVAAGPAEPLRVGPGEAARIMTGAPLPPGAETVVPVEWTDGGLGEGPVSRMRAHSAAPEGASGEVQVHRPAPARAHVRAKGSDVKAGDRALEAGTILGPPQIALLAAIGRGTVRVRPRPRVVVLSTGSELVQPGEELGNGQIYDSNSFALTAAARDAGAIAYRVGAVTDDAETLRATIEDQLIRADLLVTTGGVSVGAYDVVKEALESVGDEDEPGSGIEFRKLAMQPGKPQGFGSIGPDHTPLLALPGNPVSSYVSFELFVRPAIRTLMGVDDIHRPTTRAVLNTDKALTSPAGRRQYLRGRYANGEVTPVGGAGSHLIAALARADALIVVPETVESVEPGTEVEVVLLG, from the coding sequence TTGAGCAGCGCCGCGACCCGCGTCACCGGCCAGGACCACCTCTGGTCGGTGACCGAGCACCTGGAGGACATCCTCACGACCGTCCGTCCCCTCGAACCCATCGAGCTGCAACTCCTCGACGCCCAGGGCTGTGTCCTGGTCGAGGACGTCACGGTGCCGGTCTCCCTGCCGCCGTTCGACAACAGCTCGATGGACGGGTACGCGGTCCGGGTCGCCGATGTCGCGGGCGCGAGCGAGGAGTTCCCGGCCGTCCTCAGGGTCGTCGGGGACGTCGCGGCGGGTCCGGCCGAGCCGCTCCGGGTGGGCCCCGGCGAGGCCGCCCGCATCATGACCGGCGCCCCGCTGCCGCCGGGCGCCGAGACCGTCGTCCCCGTGGAGTGGACCGACGGCGGCCTCGGCGAGGGCCCCGTCTCCCGGATGCGCGCCCACAGCGCGGCCCCCGAGGGCGCCTCCGGAGAGGTCCAGGTGCACCGTCCCGCTCCGGCACGCGCGCACGTGCGCGCGAAGGGCAGCGACGTCAAGGCCGGGGACCGCGCCCTGGAAGCGGGCACGATCCTCGGTCCGCCGCAGATCGCACTGCTCGCAGCGATCGGCCGCGGAACGGTACGGGTGCGCCCGCGCCCGCGCGTCGTCGTCCTGTCCACCGGCAGCGAACTCGTCCAGCCCGGCGAGGAGTTGGGCAACGGCCAGATCTACGACTCCAACAGCTTCGCGCTGACCGCCGCCGCCCGCGACGCCGGAGCCATCGCCTACCGCGTGGGCGCGGTCACCGACGACGCCGAGACCCTCCGGGCCACCATCGAGGACCAGCTCATCCGCGCCGACCTCCTGGTCACCACGGGCGGTGTCAGCGTGGGGGCGTACGACGTCGTCAAGGAGGCACTGGAGTCCGTTGGCGACGAGGACGAGCCCGGCAGCGGCATCGAGTTCCGCAAGCTCGCCATGCAGCCCGGCAAGCCCCAGGGCTTCGGCTCCATCGGCCCCGACCACACCCCGCTGCTCGCCCTGCCGGGCAACCCGGTGTCCTCGTACGTCTCCTTCGAGCTGTTCGTACGCCCCGCGATCCGCACCCTGATGGGCGTCGACGACATCCACCGGCCCACGACCAGGGCGGTCCTGAACACCGACAAGGCGCTGACCTCGCCCGCCGGACGCCGTCAATACCTGCGCGGGCGGTACGCGAACGGAGAGGTGACCCCCGTCGGCGGCGCCGGATCGCACCTGATCGCGGCCCTCGCCCGCGCCGACGCGCTGATCGTGGTCCCCGAGACCGTGGAATCCGTGGAGCCCGGCACCGAGGTCGAGGTGGTACTCCTCGGCTGA
- a CDS encoding 5-formyltetrahydrofolate cyclo-ligase, with protein MLRQEFLLVRSRLTTDDAEETEAALVVRALELPELTQARTVAAYVSVGSEPGTRALLDALHARGVRVLLPALMADNDLDWGAYDGEGSLVRVQHRGKMALLEPAGERLGPDAVLSADAVLLPGLAVDARGMRLGRGGGSYDRVLARLERAGADPALVVLLYDSEVVDRVPEEPHDRPVHAVVTPSGVRRFRRRP; from the coding sequence ATGTTGCGGCAGGAGTTCCTCCTGGTGAGAAGCCGGTTGACGACTGATGACGCGGAGGAAACGGAGGCCGCGCTCGTCGTTCGTGCGCTGGAGCTGCCCGAACTGACGCAGGCGCGAACCGTGGCGGCGTACGTCTCCGTGGGGAGTGAGCCGGGTACGCGCGCGCTGCTCGACGCGCTTCACGCGCGCGGGGTACGCGTTCTGCTGCCGGCCCTGATGGCGGACAACGACCTGGACTGGGGTGCGTACGACGGTGAGGGCTCGCTGGTCCGCGTACAACACCGGGGAAAAATGGCCCTCCTGGAGCCCGCGGGCGAGCGCCTCGGACCGGATGCCGTGCTGTCGGCCGACGCCGTCCTGCTGCCGGGGCTGGCCGTGGACGCGCGCGGGATGCGGCTGGGGCGCGGCGGCGGGTCGTACGACCGGGTGCTCGCGCGGCTGGAGCGGGCGGGGGCCGATCCGGCGCTGGTGGTGCTGCTGTACGACTCCGAAGTGGTCGATCGTGTCCCTGAGGAACCGCATGACCGGCCGGTGCACGCGGTGGTCACTCCTTCGGGAGTACGCCGCTTCCGTCGACGCCCGTAG
- the galU gene encoding UTP--glucose-1-phosphate uridylyltransferase GalU, which produces MTQAHPRISKAVIPAAGLGTRFLPATKATPKEMLPVVDKPAIQYVVEEAASAGLDDVLMITGRNKRPLEDHFDRNYELESALQKKGDASRLAKVQESSDLATMHYVRQGDPKGLGHAVLCAAPHVGHEPFAVLLGDDLIDPRDPLLARMVEVQEQYGGSVIALMEVAPEQIHLYGCAAVDTTPDSDVVKVHDLVEKPSAADAPSNYAIIGRYVLDPHVFDILRKTEPGRGGEIQLTDALQELAADEKIGGPVHGVVFKGRRYDTGDRGDYLRAIVQLACEREDLGPDFRTWLRSYVTEEM; this is translated from the coding sequence ATGACTCAGGCACACCCCAGGATCAGCAAGGCTGTCATCCCCGCAGCAGGCCTCGGTACCCGGTTCCTGCCGGCCACCAAGGCCACTCCCAAGGAGATGCTGCCGGTCGTCGACAAGCCGGCGATCCAGTACGTGGTCGAGGAAGCCGCCTCCGCGGGCCTCGACGATGTCCTCATGATCACGGGCCGCAACAAGCGCCCCCTTGAGGACCATTTCGACCGCAACTACGAGCTGGAATCGGCCCTTCAGAAGAAGGGCGACGCCAGCCGGCTCGCCAAGGTGCAGGAGTCCAGCGACCTCGCGACGATGCACTACGTACGCCAGGGCGACCCCAAGGGCCTCGGTCACGCCGTCCTGTGCGCCGCTCCGCACGTCGGCCACGAGCCCTTCGCCGTCCTCCTCGGCGACGACCTGATCGACCCGCGCGACCCCCTGCTGGCGCGCATGGTCGAGGTCCAGGAGCAGTACGGCGGCAGCGTGATCGCCCTCATGGAGGTCGCACCCGAGCAGATCCACCTCTACGGATGCGCGGCCGTCGACACCACCCCCGACAGCGACGTCGTCAAGGTCCACGACCTGGTCGAGAAGCCGTCCGCGGCGGACGCCCCGTCGAACTACGCGATCATCGGCCGCTACGTCCTCGACCCGCACGTCTTCGACATCCTCCGCAAGACCGAGCCGGGCCGCGGCGGCGAGATCCAGCTCACCGACGCCCTCCAGGAGCTCGCCGCCGACGAGAAGATCGGCGGGCCCGTGCACGGCGTCGTCTTCAAGGGCCGTCGCTATGACACCGGCGACCGAGGCGACTACCTGCGTGCCATTGTCCAACTCGCGTGCGAACGTGAAGACCTGGGCCCGGACTTCCGGACCTGGCTTCGCAGTTACGTCACCGAGGAGATGTAG